One Equus quagga isolate Etosha38 chromosome 5, UCLA_HA_Equagga_1.0, whole genome shotgun sequence genomic window carries:
- the RNF223 gene encoding RING finger protein 223: MSSGQQVWHTATPRHSRSSPTATVPRTPSSASSPRSPSSASGPRSPSTPGSEKVASPLECSICFSGYDNIFKTPKELSCTHVFCLECLARLAAAQPMGQPGSEAVPCPFCRQPTAVPAAGAPALRTSRQLQARMPAHLQHEEPVWLEGTRLCCCPPPTAPGLTAPGFMCVDVGLRKPAEPAAPPPTLGPTRPQGRLAHCWARCRAWRRVALVTALLLLLFCVVLWPVQCALKTGNLRCLPRAPTTAATAAAFSLGPLADN; the protein is encoded by the coding sequence ATGTCATCAGGCCAGCAGGTGTGGCACACAGCCACGCCACGCCACAGCCGGAGCAGTCCCACAGCCACAGTGCCCAGGACCCCCAGCTCAGCCAGCAGTCCCAGGTCACCCAGCTCAGCCAGCGGCCCCAGGTCCCCCAGCACCCCTGGCTCAGAGAAGGTGGCCTCCCCACTAGAGTGCTCCATCTGCTTCTCTGGCTATGACAACATCTTCAAGACACCCAAGGAGCTGTCCTGCACCCACGTCTTCTGCCTGGAGTGCCTGGCACGGCTGGCAGCCGCCCAGCCaatgggccagcctggtagtgagGCTGTGCCCTGCCCATTCTGCCGGCAGCCCACGGCTGTGCCCGCTGCCGGGGCCCCCGCGCTGCGCACCAGCCGCCAGCTGCAGGCCAGGATGCCGGCGCACCTGCAGCATGAGGAGCCTGTGTGGCTGGAAGGCACCAGGCTGTGCTGCTGCCCCCCGCCCACTGCGCCTGGCCTCACAGCACCCGGGTTCATGTGCGTGGACGTGGGCCTGAGGAAGCCCGCTGAGCCCGCTGcgcccccacccaccctgggCCCCACCCGCCCCCAGGGCCGCCTGGCCCACTGCTGGGCGCGCTGCCGGGCCTGGAGGCGTGTGGCACTTGTCAcggccctgctgctcctgctcttCTGTGTGGTGCTCTGGCCCGTGCAGTGTGCGCTCAAGACCGGGAACCTGCGCTGCCTCCCCCGGGCCCCCACCACTGCTGCCACCGCCGCTGCCTTCTCCCTCGGGCCTCTGGCCGACAACTAG